Proteins encoded by one window of Halobaculum halobium:
- a CDS encoding CBS domain-containing protein encodes MDISDIAVPEFVEVDAGKRLGKIRAIFDRENPKGIIVMENGEYAGVIGERELINSRVDDDTKAAALMKSAPEVARTEDVREVARVLVEGNVKIAPVYEGERLYGIVTVDDILAAVLDNLDALAVDDIYTEDVVTVPEDAHVGQAINRLRENGISRLPVVNENGHLQGILTTHDIVDFVVRDDERQGSGDRSGDLDRMLDLPVYDMMSSPVLTVTAEMSVRAAVELMMDNDVSGLVVTPGERDDLVAGVLTKTDVLRALTFTEEDAMDVQVTNVRLLDTLSREDIREAIGQVSNKYQEMRVLHAHVRFHEHKEKLRGTPLIQAQIRLRTTHGQVAGSGEGYGAEHAFHVALDKLERNVLEVKGVTADERYRGQLLRKLGEL; translated from the coding sequence ATGGACATCTCAGATATCGCCGTGCCGGAGTTCGTAGAGGTGGACGCGGGCAAACGACTCGGGAAGATCCGCGCCATCTTCGATCGCGAGAATCCGAAGGGCATCATTGTGATGGAGAACGGCGAGTACGCGGGCGTCATCGGCGAGCGCGAACTGATCAACTCGCGCGTCGACGACGACACCAAAGCCGCGGCGCTGATGAAGTCGGCGCCGGAGGTCGCCCGCACCGAGGACGTACGCGAGGTCGCGCGCGTGCTGGTCGAGGGTAACGTGAAGATCGCGCCCGTCTACGAGGGCGAGCGACTGTACGGTATCGTCACCGTCGACGACATCCTCGCGGCCGTCCTCGACAACCTGGACGCGCTGGCCGTCGACGACATCTACACCGAGGACGTGGTCACCGTCCCCGAGGACGCCCACGTCGGCCAGGCGATCAACCGGCTGCGTGAGAACGGTATCTCGCGGCTCCCGGTCGTCAACGAGAACGGCCACCTGCAGGGTATCCTCACGACCCACGACATCGTGGACTTCGTCGTTCGCGACGACGAGCGGCAGGGCAGCGGCGACCGCAGCGGCGACCTCGACCGCATGCTCGACCTGCCGGTGTACGACATGATGTCGTCGCCGGTGCTCACCGTCACCGCCGAGATGTCGGTGCGTGCGGCGGTCGAGCTGATGATGGACAACGACGTGAGCGGGCTGGTCGTCACCCCCGGGGAGCGCGACGATCTGGTCGCCGGCGTGCTCACCAAGACCGACGTGTTGCGCGCGCTCACGTTCACCGAGGAGGACGCGATGGACGTGCAGGTGACGAACGTCCGCCTGCTCGACACGCTCTCGCGCGAGGACATCCGCGAAGCCATCGGGCAGGTGTCGAACAAGTACCAGGAGATGCGCGTGCTCCACGCGCACGTCCGCTTCCACGAGCACAAAGAGAAACTCCGGGGAACGCCGCTCATCCAGGCACAGATCCGGCTGCGGACCACGCACGGTCAGGTCGCCGGCTCGGGCGAGGGGTACGGCGCCGAGCACGCGTTCCACGTCGCACTCGACAAGTTGGAGCGCAACGTCCTCGAAGTGAAGGGCGTCACCGCCGACGAGCGCTACCGCGGTCAGCTCCTCCGGAAGCTCGGGGAGCTGTGA
- a CDS encoding rod shape-determining protein: MAAESESADDDSFESSNPTPIGVKLGSTRTVLRYPEDADSDALTTVRTLTCLALYEDAITGSEKALFGEQAATEYPDRVEYMLRSGLPEDDERAELAGRFFRELLAANDVPADSAVVYAIPTMENDAGLENLTEVIESSDIGADTMRAYPESLCGAIPAMGGGVEAVDDVFISVNMGSTNLEACAYRRGDQLVPFSTGSVTGNDVDRRIVANVEEETQGRVHVDLTTAREYKEEHGNVGNFEPFSDVIQQPGGGSHEFTIEDSVVDALDWYLDAAVDEVANEFLPELANDYMKVYQLSLNNEIAVTGGMACIPGLAEEFERRLCEELDRDVTVVVPDEPDLAAAEGARRIAEKLAGQ, translated from the coding sequence ATGGCAGCAGAATCTGAATCCGCAGACGACGACAGTTTCGAGTCCAGCAATCCGACCCCGATCGGCGTGAAGCTCGGCTCCACGCGGACCGTGCTCCGGTACCCCGAGGACGCCGACAGCGACGCCCTCACGACGGTGCGGACGCTCACGTGTCTCGCGCTGTACGAGGACGCGATCACCGGGAGCGAGAAGGCCCTGTTCGGGGAGCAGGCCGCCACAGAGTACCCCGACCGCGTCGAGTACATGCTCCGCTCCGGACTCCCGGAGGACGACGAACGAGCCGAGCTCGCCGGCCGGTTCTTCCGAGAACTGCTCGCGGCAAACGACGTCCCCGCCGACTCGGCGGTCGTGTACGCCATCCCGACGATGGAGAACGACGCCGGCTTGGAGAACCTCACCGAGGTCATCGAGTCCTCGGACATCGGCGCAGACACCATGCGAGCGTACCCCGAGTCGCTGTGCGGTGCCATCCCTGCGATGGGCGGCGGGGTCGAGGCCGTCGACGACGTGTTCATCTCCGTGAACATGGGATCGACGAACCTCGAGGCCTGCGCCTACCGCCGCGGCGACCAGCTCGTGCCCTTCTCCACCGGTTCGGTGACGGGTAACGACGTGGACCGCCGCATCGTCGCCAACGTCGAAGAGGAGACGCAAGGGCGGGTGCACGTCGACCTGACGACCGCCCGAGAGTACAAAGAGGAGCACGGCAACGTCGGCAACTTCGAGCCGTTCTCGGACGTGATCCAGCAGCCCGGCGGCGGCTCCCACGAGTTCACCATCGAGGACAGCGTCGTCGACGCGCTCGACTGGTATCTCGACGCCGCCGTCGACGAGGTGGCCAACGAGTTCCTCCCGGAGCTCGCCAACGACTACATGAAGGTGTACCAGCTCTCGCTGAACAACGAGATCGCCGTCACGGGCGGCATGGCGTGCATCCCCGGCCTCGCCGAGGAGTTCGAGCGTCGGCTGTGCGAGGAGCTCGACCGCGACGTGACCGTGGTCGTGCCCGACGAGCCCGACCTCGCGGCCGCGGAGGGCGCTCGGCGCATCGCCGAGAAGCTCGCGGGCCAGTAA
- a CDS encoding FlaD/FlaE family flagellar protein, protein MLRPSDYDPKELRALTGAAAPTHADEEPDRWTQPDDFLGRADARVRAAQVEDAFLLQAAAGGASRPYLPSLPDSVVGTQLVLDWLRYLVGVGGRERAREALAFYRDVEWLDESVEDALAAYLEAFDDTDGSRLSVGHHRTSLLFVARLAALR, encoded by the coding sequence ATGCTCAGACCGAGCGATTACGACCCGAAGGAGTTGCGAGCGTTGACGGGAGCGGCGGCGCCGACGCACGCCGACGAGGAACCCGACCGGTGGACGCAGCCGGACGATTTCCTCGGTCGAGCGGACGCGCGCGTGCGGGCGGCGCAGGTGGAAGACGCCTTCCTCCTTCAGGCGGCGGCCGGCGGCGCGAGCAGGCCCTACCTGCCGAGTCTTCCGGACTCGGTGGTCGGGACCCAGCTCGTGCTCGACTGGTTACGCTACCTCGTCGGCGTCGGCGGGCGCGAACGCGCCCGCGAGGCGCTCGCCTTCTATCGGGACGTGGAGTGGCTCGACGAGTCCGTCGAGGACGCCCTCGCGGCGTACCTCGAAGCCTTCGACGACACCGACGGCTCGCGGCTCTCCGTCGGCCACCATCGCACGAGCCTGCTGTTCGTCGCCCGCCTCGCCGCGCTCCGATAA
- a CDS encoding DUF3179 domain-containing protein encodes MSDDALIREPGEVRQVIPRDAIPSVDDPTFVAVADGELDPDEEVIALEIDGEARAYPVRYLHYHEIVNDEIAGRPVAVTWCPLCGSAVVYDRVVDGRTLEFGVSGKLADDDLVMYDRETGSEWKQSAGVAIGGKLRGTRLDVLAASLYTLSCFRDHHPEGAVMAPPGGASEAASDDDRPASIDYDAGPYEAYFDTEGFGLEAHRGDGSGSRTWDLDWLDPKAVVCGLSFDDANGDRESVGVPEPVVADAGGLVTLAVGAVDVVVFATDDRGVHAFRDPGYDWEPRSGGFRGGDALWNGATGETVDQPAAHTGAASVGDALERLPARRLFAFAWVDDHGADSLVRA; translated from the coding sequence GTGAGCGACGACGCACTGATCCGCGAACCCGGCGAGGTCCGGCAGGTGATCCCGCGCGACGCTATCCCGTCGGTCGACGACCCGACGTTCGTCGCGGTCGCGGACGGCGAACTCGATCCCGACGAGGAGGTGATCGCCCTCGAGATCGACGGAGAGGCCCGAGCTTACCCCGTCCGGTACCTGCACTACCACGAGATCGTCAACGACGAGATCGCCGGTCGGCCGGTCGCAGTCACGTGGTGCCCGCTGTGTGGCAGCGCCGTCGTCTACGACCGCGTCGTCGACGGGCGAACCCTCGAGTTCGGCGTCTCGGGAAAGCTCGCGGACGACGACCTCGTCATGTACGACCGCGAGACGGGGTCGGAGTGGAAGCAGTCGGCCGGTGTCGCTATCGGCGGGAAACTCCGCGGGACGCGCCTCGACGTCTTGGCCGCGTCGCTGTACACGCTATCATGCTTTCGCGACCACCACCCCGAGGGCGCGGTCATGGCCCCGCCCGGCGGGGCGAGCGAGGCCGCCAGCGACGACGACAGGCCCGCGAGCATCGACTACGACGCCGGGCCGTACGAGGCGTACTTCGACACGGAGGGGTTCGGACTGGAGGCTCACCGCGGCGACGGGTCCGGTTCCCGCACGTGGGACCTGGACTGGCTCGACCCGAAGGCCGTCGTCTGCGGCCTCTCGTTCGACGACGCGAACGGGGACCGGGAGTCCGTCGGCGTGCCCGAACCGGTCGTCGCCGACGCGGGCGGCCTCGTGACGCTCGCCGTCGGAGCCGTCGACGTCGTCGTGTTCGCCACCGACGACCGCGGCGTCCACGCCTTCCGCGATCCCGGATACGACTGGGAGCCCCGTTCCGGCGGATTCCGCGGCGGCGACGCGCTGTGGAACGGCGCGACCGGCGAGACGGTCGATCAGCCGGCGGCCCACACCGGGGCGGCGTCCGTCGGCGACGCGCTGGAGCGGCTCCCCGCGCGCCGCCTGTTCGCGTTCGCGTGGGTCGACGACCACGGCGCAGACTCGCTGGTTCGCGCCTGA
- a CDS encoding alanyl-tRNA editing protein yields MTEQLYLADSTVGEFEATVDRALDDRVVLDRTHFYPTGGGQPNDTGTLRALDAATGGDADGAEFAVTDVEKTDTVYHHLDGAAPPEGTRVRGVVDWDRRHAHMRYHTAQHLLSAVLLADFDARTVGNQLYADRARLDAEHPKFSETDLADIEARMNALVDDALPVRHYTMDREVAEAELDTERTRIDLLPSSITELRIVEIGGARSAPGSASGEGGDARAAGADDPFDRTACAGTHVDGTDALGEVTVEGRTTQGGEKERVEFTLADT; encoded by the coding sequence GTGACCGAACAGCTGTATCTCGCGGACAGCACCGTCGGCGAGTTCGAGGCGACTGTCGATCGCGCGCTCGACGACCGCGTCGTCCTCGACCGGACGCACTTCTACCCGACTGGCGGCGGCCAGCCCAACGACACGGGGACGCTCCGCGCGCTCGACGCTGCCACCGGCGGCGACGCTGACGGCGCCGAGTTCGCCGTCACCGACGTGGAGAAGACGGACACGGTGTACCATCACCTCGACGGCGCGGCGCCGCCCGAGGGCACGCGCGTCCGCGGCGTCGTCGACTGGGACCGCCGGCACGCCCATATGCGCTACCACACCGCCCAGCACCTCCTCTCGGCGGTCCTGCTGGCAGACTTCGACGCCCGGACGGTCGGCAACCAGCTCTACGCCGACCGCGCGCGCCTCGACGCCGAGCACCCGAAGTTCTCCGAGACCGACCTCGCCGACATCGAGGCGCGCATGAACGCCCTCGTCGACGACGCGCTCCCCGTGCGCCACTACACGATGGACCGGGAGGTCGCCGAGGCAGAACTGGACACCGAGCGCACGCGGATCGACCTGCTCCCGAGTTCGATCACCGAGCTTCGGATCGTGGAGATCGGCGGGGCGCGGAGCGCCCCGGGAAGCGCGAGCGGGGAGGGGGGCGACGCGCGAGCAGCCGGGGCGGACGACCCGTTCGACCGAACCGCCTGTGCCGGTACCCACGTCGACGGGACCGACGCGCTCGGCGAGGTGACCGTCGAGGGTCGAACGACGCAGGGCGGCGAGAAGGAACGCGTGGAGTTCACGCTCGCGGACACGTGA
- a CDS encoding HD domain-containing protein, whose amino-acid sequence MGVEIKGSRVTSEEIADMEHFVREYLAASVESEDDGGRMRWYPWHSAEYRFNHILNVVDIAEQIAAKEGADTDVVRVAALFHDVSKLEADQDVHAEEGARVARQYLETHGEYPESFVAEVCSSVEDHSYQGPVTDLSLETQCLIEADLLDKVGANGTTLMILRMGYEARTHMDAAEMVQRVLERGREHASRVESDTAESIAHERIKRVKWFREWLEDEVAEMSHDREFDAS is encoded by the coding sequence GTGGGCGTCGAAATAAAGGGCTCGCGCGTCACCTCCGAGGAGATCGCGGACATGGAGCACTTCGTTCGCGAGTACCTCGCGGCGTCCGTCGAGAGCGAGGACGACGGCGGCCGGATGCGGTGGTACCCGTGGCACTCCGCCGAGTACCGCTTCAACCACATCCTGAACGTGGTCGACATCGCCGAGCAGATCGCCGCCAAGGAGGGCGCGGACACCGACGTGGTGCGCGTCGCCGCGCTGTTTCACGACGTGTCGAAGCTGGAGGCCGACCAGGACGTCCACGCCGAAGAGGGTGCCCGCGTCGCGCGGCAGTACCTCGAAACGCACGGCGAATACCCGGAGTCGTTCGTCGCCGAGGTGTGCTCGTCCGTCGAGGACCACTCGTATCAGGGGCCGGTGACGGACCTCTCGCTTGAGACGCAGTGTCTCATCGAGGCCGACCTGCTCGACAAGGTGGGTGCCAACGGCACCACGCTGATGATCCTCCGGATGGGATACGAGGCGCGGACGCACATGGACGCCGCCGAGATGGTTCAGCGCGTGTTAGAGCGCGGCCGCGAGCACGCCTCGCGCGTCGAGAGCGACACCGCCGAGTCGATCGCACACGAGCGAATCAAGCGCGTGAAGTGGTTCCGCGAGTGGCTCGAGGACGAGGTCGCCGAGATGAGCCACGACCGCGAGTTCGACGCGAGCTGA
- a CDS encoding NAD-dependent epimerase/dehydratase family protein, with amino-acid sequence MADTALVIGGTRFIGRHVVDDLLDHGYEVTIFNRGNHENPFDGHDTVQHVEGDRREELDLKTAKLSVEPDVVIDCVAYYPEDVRVATDVFADVDGYVYISSGSAYGVEEIPKREGETELCECTDEQATDDSHDSYGPRKAEGDREIAAAAEEGVNAMSVRPCIVYGPHDYTERLDYWIDRVLDHDRVVVPGDGQNLWHRAYVEDVASALRIVAEAGEPGEAYNVGDRRLVTMEEMINLIADAADTDCAVVHAGERELAAADLAPEDFVLYRDYPHVLDTDKLAGLGWESTPLSEAMEATVAEHRDSDRDGSEHDPGRDAEERVLGVLDTL; translated from the coding sequence ATGGCAGACACCGCGCTCGTCATCGGCGGCACGCGCTTCATCGGGCGACACGTCGTCGACGACCTGCTCGACCACGGCTACGAGGTCACGATATTCAACCGCGGGAACCACGAGAACCCGTTCGACGGACACGACACGGTACAGCACGTCGAGGGCGACCGCCGCGAGGAGCTGGACCTGAAGACGGCGAAGCTCTCGGTCGAGCCCGACGTCGTCATCGACTGCGTCGCCTACTACCCCGAAGACGTTCGCGTCGCCACCGACGTGTTCGCCGACGTCGACGGCTACGTGTACATCTCCTCGGGGTCGGCCTACGGCGTCGAGGAGATTCCTAAGCGCGAGGGCGAGACCGAGCTGTGCGAGTGCACCGACGAGCAGGCGACCGACGACTCCCACGACTCCTACGGCCCGCGCAAGGCGGAGGGCGATCGCGAGATCGCCGCCGCCGCCGAGGAGGGCGTGAACGCCATGTCTGTCCGGCCGTGCATCGTCTACGGCCCGCACGACTACACCGAGCGGCTGGACTACTGGATCGACCGCGTGCTGGATCACGACCGCGTGGTCGTCCCCGGCGACGGGCAGAACCTCTGGCATCGCGCGTACGTCGAGGACGTGGCGAGCGCCCTGCGGATCGTCGCCGAGGCGGGCGAGCCCGGCGAGGCGTACAACGTCGGCGACCGCCGACTGGTCACGATGGAGGAGATGATAAACCTGATCGCCGACGCCGCCGACACAGACTGCGCGGTCGTCCACGCCGGCGAACGGGAACTCGCGGCCGCCGACCTCGCGCCCGAGGACTTCGTGCTCTATCGCGACTACCCGCACGTGCTCGACACGGACAAGCTGGCCGGCCTGGGCTGGGAGTCGACGCCGCTGTCGGAGGCGATGGAGGCCACGGTGGCCGAACACCGCGACAGCGACCGCGACGGGAGCGAACACGATCCCGGGCGGGACGCAGAAGAGCGCGTGCTCGGCGTGCTCGACACGCTCTGA
- a CDS encoding NAD-dependent epimerase/dehydratase family protein, translating to MPSYDTALFVGGTRFIGRHAVEAFLGAGYDVTTVTRGEHGDPFADRDGAENLRGDRTERADLVDARDAVDPDVVVDFIGLHPGEVREATDVFADARYVYVSSGSAYVPGDVPMREGETPLHPCDPEQEDDDSVETYGPRKAECDRAVFAAADEGVEAMAVRPVLVQGPHDYTERFGYWVNRVAEHDEVLVPGDGGSLLHRVSVRDLARALLLVAEEGAPGEAYNAADRSAYSLDRSLELIADALDTEVEPVHASARELAAHDVAPIDVPLYAPDPMLVSTEKLAALGWESTPPAEYVANTVQAHVEAGVTGPEESLDRRTEEAVIAAVADE from the coding sequence ATGCCCAGCTACGACACCGCGCTGTTCGTCGGCGGCACCCGCTTCATCGGCCGGCACGCCGTCGAGGCGTTCCTCGGCGCCGGCTACGACGTCACGACCGTTACGCGCGGCGAGCACGGCGACCCCTTCGCCGACCGCGACGGCGCGGAGAACCTGCGCGGCGACCGAACCGAGCGCGCGGATCTGGTGGACGCCCGCGACGCCGTCGATCCCGACGTCGTCGTCGACTTCATCGGGCTCCACCCGGGCGAGGTTCGCGAGGCGACCGACGTGTTCGCCGACGCGCGCTACGTGTACGTCTCCTCGGGGTCGGCGTACGTCCCCGGCGACGTGCCGATGCGCGAGGGCGAGACGCCCCTCCACCCGTGCGACCCCGAACAGGAGGACGACGACTCCGTCGAAACGTACGGCCCGCGCAAGGCCGAGTGCGACCGCGCGGTGTTCGCGGCCGCCGACGAGGGCGTCGAGGCGATGGCGGTCCGCCCGGTGCTCGTGCAGGGGCCGCACGACTACACAGAGCGCTTCGGCTACTGGGTGAACCGCGTCGCCGAGCATGACGAGGTACTCGTCCCCGGTGACGGCGGATCGCTGCTCCACCGGGTGTCCGTGCGCGACCTCGCTCGCGCGCTCCTGTTGGTCGCCGAGGAGGGAGCGCCCGGCGAGGCGTACAACGCCGCCGACCGATCCGCCTACTCCCTCGATCGCTCGCTGGAGTTGATCGCAGACGCACTCGACACGGAGGTGGAGCCAGTCCACGCGAGCGCGCGCGAACTCGCCGCCCACGACGTGGCCCCGATCGACGTGCCCCTCTACGCCCCCGACCCGATGCTCGTGTCGACCGAGAAGCTCGCGGCCCTCGGATGGGAGTCGACGCCGCCGGCGGAGTACGTCGCCAACACGGTTCAGGCGCACGTCGAGGCGGGCGTCACCGGCCCCGAGGAGTCGCTCGACCGACGGACCGAGGAAGCCGTTATCGCGGCGGTGGCCGACGAGTAG
- a CDS encoding DUF7313 family protein, with product MLPSPLEFLVPLGALESVADVLPFAILAVVLVNVVTRLLAQRSYVQAAADGDDDEAMSRYLPHETANVLLVVLSFAFMIVEPHGGMVLSILVIGMVISDFFEYESRRVEARNNLEIDRPNSALVASVLVIAYAGYQALFFVIQPLWSAIV from the coding sequence ATGTTACCGTCACCGCTGGAGTTCCTCGTCCCGCTCGGGGCGTTGGAGTCCGTGGCGGATGTGCTGCCGTTCGCCATCCTCGCGGTCGTGCTCGTGAACGTCGTTACGCGGCTGCTCGCACAGCGGAGCTACGTGCAAGCTGCGGCCGATGGAGACGACGACGAAGCGATGAGCCGGTATCTCCCCCACGAGACGGCGAACGTCCTGCTCGTGGTGCTGTCGTTCGCGTTCATGATCGTCGAGCCGCACGGGGGGATGGTGCTGTCCATCCTCGTCATCGGGATGGTCATCTCGGACTTCTTCGAGTACGAGTCCCGCCGCGTCGAGGCGCGGAACAACCTAGAGATCGACCGCCCCAACAGCGCGCTCGTCGCCTCGGTGCTCGTGATCGCCTACGCCGGGTATCAGGCGCTGTTCTTCGTCATCCAACCGCTCTGGAGCGCGATCGTCTGA
- a CDS encoding calcium/sodium antiporter, whose product MRSAIGQLAVQLAVVAVAVVGLWVGARLLVDAVVRLARRFGLSDLTVGLTVVAMGTSTPELSVTIDAALKGLGDLGVGNLLGSNIYNLAFILGVVSLVRVIPVASSLVRRDGLALLASTAVGGVVLLDLSVTRAEGTALALAFVAYTGYLLHTGTAVTDASDGMTGANTSGGVEITREITERVQFRGRDGALLVVGLAIVLVSGDALVAAASGLARGAGVTEWVIGGTIVAAGTSTPEFAVSLVALRRGSLGVSVGNVVGSNVFNAVAIVGVAAVIRPLTVSPAALETLAWLAVVSVAMVTAMWTGRVLSRAEGALFACSEVLRWTLGLLGRFG is encoded by the coding sequence GTGCGTTCGGCTATCGGCCAACTTGCCGTCCAACTGGCCGTCGTCGCGGTCGCGGTCGTCGGGCTGTGGGTCGGCGCGCGCCTGCTCGTGGACGCCGTCGTCCGACTGGCGAGGCGGTTCGGCCTCTCGGATCTGACCGTCGGTCTGACCGTTGTCGCGATGGGAACGTCCACGCCGGAGCTGTCGGTCACGATCGACGCGGCGCTGAAGGGACTCGGTGATCTCGGCGTCGGCAACCTCCTCGGGTCGAACATCTACAACCTCGCGTTCATCCTGGGCGTCGTCTCGCTGGTCCGGGTGATCCCGGTCGCGTCGTCGCTCGTCCGTCGCGACGGGCTCGCACTGCTCGCGAGCACCGCGGTCGGCGGTGTCGTGCTGCTCGATCTCTCGGTCACGCGGGCGGAAGGAACGGCGCTCGCGCTCGCGTTCGTCGCCTACACCGGCTACCTGCTCCACACCGGAACCGCCGTCACGGACGCGTCAGACGGCATGACCGGAGCGAACACTTCCGGGGGCGTCGAGATCACGAGAGAGATCACCGAGCGCGTTCAGTTCCGCGGCCGCGACGGGGCCCTCCTGGTCGTCGGCCTCGCCATCGTGCTCGTCAGCGGCGACGCGCTGGTCGCCGCGGCGTCGGGGCTGGCGCGCGGTGCGGGTGTTACCGAGTGGGTGATCGGGGGAACGATCGTCGCGGCCGGAACCTCGACCCCGGAGTTCGCCGTCTCGCTGGTGGCGCTGCGCCGCGGGAGCCTCGGCGTCTCCGTCGGCAACGTCGTCGGGAGCAACGTCTTCAACGCCGTCGCAATCGTGGGTGTCGCGGCGGTAATCCGCCCGCTGACGGTCAGCCCGGCCGCCTTGGAGACGCTCGCGTGGCTCGCTGTCGTCTCCGTCGCGATGGTCACGGCCATGTGGACCGGGCGCGTCCTCTCGCGGGCCGAGGGAGCGTTGTTCGCCTGCTCGGAGGTCCTCCGGTGGACGCTCGGGTTGCTCGGGCGGTTCGGCTGA